From a region of the Nonlabens dokdonensis DSW-6 genome:
- a CDS encoding carboxypeptidase regulatory-like domain-containing protein yields MKKNLLLVVLASLLFSIAGAQTVKISGIVVDSTGTPLQMANVIAYQKDNNLGAFGITNDSGKYQLLSLKKDSTYVLKVSFLGLKTIVDTVKNVQTDLTKNYVMLEDENALDAVNIVYDMPVTIKGDTITYNADSFTNGTERKLGDVLQKLPGMEVNEDGDIQVEGKTVERVLVDGKEFFEGDSRLATKNIPADAVGKVEVLKNYNNQSQLKGLGNDEDRIAINIRLKEGKKNFWFGEVTGAIGQGDDAVRYQAKPKAFYYSPDVSINILTDFNNLGLQSFTFREYLRFTGFNRGNTRSSGSSINVGVGAGGILNLQANRAKEIESKFGAFNGSWQANKKLSFDGFAIFSSTDTDQETITSREFIGTGVLENTEDRSFQRNQIGIFKLGADYKPNENFTFEYDGQVNLSDVSQFNDFTSARSGFVEEIDQNESQKPVTLDQSINMYYTASAKDIFAFEGRYIDAEEDPFYNAIRDRIGVVDTPPFSVPDDPMNPNDPNNVSNGGALGLDPADPYNINQQKFVESQKLDTKVDYWRILNKKSNVNFTVGTSIVNQNYNTNIFQILNNGSRNDLTDPLLGNDVDYKFRDLYAAVHYKFITGKFTITPGVTAHSFHIEDTQLGNTNELDFQEILPDFNVRFALRSSENINFDYRRTVSFTDVENYALGTVFNNYNSLFAGNNQLTGATNDRYSLNYFNFNMFNYTNINAGITYTRATDAIQSNVNIEDINQQSALINSPFANESATGFGRYSREFGKIRASVNAGLNWSTFNNVINGEARESQNITHNYGISARSNYQDGVNFDIGYEVRFNNSDNGAQVNNATTQTISLDADWQINKAWFFDVDYDLNLFSTSQNVENNYDFLEAALFYNKPDSKWEYKVAATNLLNTEALNNNSFGQIATSTQFYTVQPRYVYLQVRYDL; encoded by the coding sequence ATGAAAAAAAACCTACTCTTAGTAGTTCTAGCTAGCTTACTCTTCTCAATAGCAGGTGCCCAAACTGTGAAAATATCAGGAATCGTTGTTGATAGTACAGGGACACCATTACAAATGGCAAACGTAATTGCCTATCAAAAAGACAATAATTTAGGTGCTTTTGGAATCACAAATGATAGTGGAAAATACCAGCTGCTTAGCCTGAAAAAGGACAGTACCTATGTGTTGAAAGTGTCTTTCTTAGGACTGAAAACGATAGTAGATACGGTTAAAAATGTTCAAACAGATTTGACTAAGAACTATGTGATGCTCGAAGATGAAAATGCTTTAGATGCTGTAAACATAGTTTATGATATGCCTGTGACTATTAAAGGCGATACTATTACTTACAATGCAGATAGCTTTACAAATGGTACAGAAAGAAAGTTAGGTGATGTTTTACAAAAACTTCCAGGAATGGAAGTAAATGAAGATGGTGACATACAAGTCGAAGGAAAAACCGTAGAGCGAGTACTTGTAGATGGTAAGGAGTTTTTTGAAGGCGATTCACGTCTGGCAACAAAAAATATTCCTGCAGATGCTGTTGGGAAAGTAGAAGTGCTGAAAAACTACAATAATCAGAGCCAATTAAAAGGATTAGGTAATGATGAAGATCGTATCGCCATAAACATTAGGTTAAAGGAAGGAAAGAAAAACTTCTGGTTTGGAGAAGTGACTGGTGCCATAGGTCAAGGCGATGATGCTGTGCGTTATCAAGCTAAACCTAAAGCTTTCTATTACAGCCCAGATGTTTCTATTAATATTCTAACTGACTTTAATAATTTAGGTTTACAATCATTTACATTTAGAGAATACTTGCGTTTTACTGGATTTAATAGAGGTAACACGCGTAGTAGCGGTTCTTCTATAAATGTAGGAGTAGGCGCTGGCGGAATTTTAAATCTTCAAGCAAATCGTGCTAAAGAAATTGAAAGCAAGTTTGGAGCATTTAATGGTTCATGGCAAGCCAATAAAAAATTAAGCTTTGATGGGTTTGCGATTTTTTCAAGTACGGACACCGATCAAGAAACAATTACGAGTAGAGAGTTTATTGGTACAGGCGTATTAGAAAATACAGAAGATCGCTCTTTTCAACGCAATCAGATAGGGATTTTTAAATTAGGAGCAGACTATAAGCCTAATGAAAACTTCACCTTTGAATATGATGGACAAGTAAACCTAAGTGACGTGAGTCAGTTCAATGATTTTACATCTGCTCGAAGTGGTTTTGTAGAAGAAATTGATCAAAACGAATCTCAAAAACCAGTTACATTAGATCAATCCATTAATATGTATTATACCGCAAGTGCAAAAGATATTTTTGCCTTTGAAGGTAGATACATAGATGCCGAAGAAGATCCTTTTTATAACGCGATAAGAGATAGAATAGGAGTAGTGGACACACCGCCGTTTAGTGTGCCGGATGATCCTATGAACCCTAATGATCCAAATAATGTAAGCAATGGAGGAGCCTTAGGGCTGGACCCAGCAGATCCTTATAATATCAATCAACAAAAATTTGTCGAAAGCCAGAAGCTAGATACTAAAGTTGATTACTGGAGAATTCTCAATAAAAAGAGTAATGTCAATTTTACAGTAGGAACTTCTATTGTAAATCAAAATTATAACACAAATATTTTTCAAATATTAAATAACGGCTCTCGCAATGATCTAACTGATCCATTGCTAGGTAATGATGTGGATTATAAGTTTAGAGATCTTTATGCAGCAGTTCATTATAAATTTATCACTGGAAAATTCACGATTACACCAGGAGTAACGGCTCACAGTTTTCATATAGAAGACACACAATTGGGCAATACAAATGAATTAGATTTTCAAGAAATCTTACCAGACTTTAATGTTCGATTTGCATTGAGATCGAGTGAGAATATCAATTTTGATTATCGTAGAACGGTGAGTTTTACAGATGTAGAAAATTATGCTCTTGGAACTGTTTTTAATAATTACAACTCGTTATTCGCAGGAAATAATCAATTGACTGGAGCAACAAATGATAGGTATAGCCTGAATTATTTTAACTTTAATATGTTTAATTATACGAACATAAACGCAGGAATAACCTATACTAGGGCTACAGATGCTATCCAGAGCAACGTGAATATTGAAGACATTAACCAGCAAAGTGCTTTGATCAACTCACCTTTTGCAAATGAGTCTGCGACAGGATTTGGAAGATATTCCAGAGAATTTGGTAAAATTAGAGCTAGCGTTAATGCAGGTTTAAATTGGAGTACTTTTAATAACGTTATTAACGGAGAGGCCAGAGAATCCCAAAACATTACTCATAATTATGGCATAAGTGCTAGAAGCAACTATCAAGACGGCGTAAACTTTGACATAGGTTATGAAGTCCGTTTTAATAACTCAGATAATGGTGCTCAAGTAAACAATGCTACTACTCAAACCATTTCTCTTGATGCAGACTGGCAAATCAACAAAGCTTGGTTCTTTGATGTAGATTACGATTTAAACCTTTTCTCTACTTCCCAAAATGTTGAGAATAATTATGACTTCTTAGAAGCGGCATTATTTTATAATAAACCAGATTCTAAATGGGAATATAAAGTAGCAGCAACTAACTTGTTAAATACAGAAGCATTGAATAATAACTCTTTTGGACAAATTGCCACCAGCACTCAATTTTACACGGTGCAACCTCGATATGTTTACCTACAAGTACGTTACGATTTGTAA
- a CDS encoding PEP/pyruvate-binding domain-containing protein gives MKRILLLIILSVSTLVQAQEFTNSRIKEMIQQYRQLDRGPYKSINWFCPDGSVRDAKDPCPKEIGEGIQHASYKPEIKELAKKRHIFFAEILASNDLWEFWDGENNHSRIKQYQLNKYLESIDNGWIQERSRFYRGAKQIEDEEEWGRKFYYTVLGDNDLVDRDFFLIRESLRDLPHDGDTNLAQEIRSLSKVLAERHPKFMDIRIKIHGNPQAQDIDAVKNWLDKNEKDLKETSRKDFNKLMNDMQEFFEPVSIKELPKMVNGWKEDAYIRTQTEWFSNFYANETDPAILVPAAANLMCDIRNNIKEDKRGTRRTNALELSLRLEELIFQQAGSWEPVDLQEHLDKIYSLSEALASAGYVENWEWNAIEKELFLSKGATIKAHELLDFLNTGRSQVEWGTGMVNAIYNDVVEKYIAFEPKAYGFYDDRIRSSLLLPLGDAVGNLGALVSSQIGLTSDIAGVKNVSTVRGLNPGYTKGELVVVSGNAEGMQVDPNKIYIFDHPPSDLKPVAGIATVSEGNLVSHVQLLARNLGIPNAAISIDNLNDLKELGGQQVFYAVSNRGTVVIKEAGDMSDLEKSLFNTSNKKEKKTIRIPEGKLKLDGKLPLDMAAVGSADSGILCGPKAANLGQLKQLFPKNVVNGIVIPFGVFKDHMNQHMPQTSGSYWDFLMSAFAKAKQLKANGSSEQEVIDYQLGELKTLREAIAVMPFKDTFITALENDFKTTLGDDLGKVPVFLRSDTNMEDLEEFTGAGLNLTVFNAVERDKVINGIREVWASPYTERSFKWRQVYLENPENVYPSILIIPTVDVDYSGVLITKDFINNDDNSITVAMSRGAGGAVDGQSAETYIIDQEGNGLLVSPARENKQRKLPNTGGSVMEHVDFDNRILTDENLKTIRTFAKTVHDIMPGSKDGSYKGAWDIELGFKDGKLYLFQIRPFVENSQAVNSEYLNSIDADVDVNTALLLHKPIKL, from the coding sequence ATGAAAAGAATATTATTGCTAATTATATTATCTGTGAGCACCTTAGTTCAAGCACAAGAATTTACCAACTCTCGCATCAAAGAAATGATCCAGCAGTACAGACAGCTAGATCGAGGTCCGTATAAAAGTATTAATTGGTTTTGTCCAGACGGTAGCGTAAGAGATGCCAAAGATCCATGTCCTAAGGAAATAGGAGAAGGAATTCAACACGCTAGTTACAAGCCAGAGATTAAAGAACTAGCTAAAAAACGACACATTTTTTTTGCAGAAATACTCGCTTCAAATGATTTATGGGAGTTTTGGGATGGGGAAAACAATCACAGTCGTATCAAACAGTACCAGCTCAATAAATACTTAGAGTCTATTGATAATGGATGGATTCAAGAGCGATCTCGCTTTTATCGTGGTGCAAAACAAATTGAGGATGAAGAAGAATGGGGACGCAAATTTTATTACACGGTCTTAGGAGATAATGATCTTGTAGATAGAGACTTTTTTCTTATAAGAGAATCCTTAAGAGATTTGCCTCACGATGGCGATACTAATCTGGCTCAAGAAATCCGTAGTTTAAGTAAAGTACTTGCTGAGCGTCATCCTAAATTCATGGATATACGTATTAAAATCCATGGAAATCCACAGGCGCAAGATATAGATGCTGTTAAAAACTGGCTCGATAAAAATGAAAAAGACTTAAAAGAAACTTCTAGAAAGGACTTCAATAAACTTATGAATGACATGCAGGAGTTTTTTGAACCGGTTTCTATAAAGGAGTTACCTAAAATGGTAAACGGCTGGAAAGAAGATGCTTACATAAGAACTCAAACAGAGTGGTTTTCTAATTTCTATGCAAACGAGACTGATCCTGCGATACTCGTTCCAGCGGCAGCAAACTTAATGTGCGATATTAGAAATAATATTAAAGAAGATAAAAGAGGCACTAGACGTACTAATGCGCTAGAGTTGAGTTTAAGACTGGAAGAATTAATATTTCAACAAGCAGGTAGTTGGGAACCAGTAGACTTACAAGAACACCTTGATAAAATTTATTCATTGAGTGAGGCTCTTGCCAGTGCTGGATATGTTGAAAACTGGGAATGGAACGCTATTGAAAAGGAGTTATTCCTATCTAAAGGCGCTACTATAAAAGCACATGAGCTACTTGACTTTTTAAATACAGGGCGTAGTCAGGTAGAATGGGGAACTGGTATGGTAAATGCCATATATAATGATGTAGTAGAAAAATATATTGCTTTTGAGCCTAAAGCTTATGGTTTCTATGACGACCGTATAAGAAGCTCGTTATTATTGCCATTAGGTGATGCAGTAGGTAATTTAGGAGCTTTAGTCTCCAGTCAGATAGGTTTAACTAGTGATATTGCTGGTGTCAAAAATGTTAGTACGGTGCGAGGTCTCAACCCTGGTTATACTAAAGGTGAGTTAGTTGTAGTTTCTGGAAATGCAGAAGGAATGCAAGTAGACCCTAACAAAATTTACATATTTGATCATCCACCTAGTGATTTAAAACCTGTCGCAGGAATCGCTACGGTTTCAGAAGGGAACTTAGTTTCTCATGTCCAGTTACTTGCCCGTAATTTAGGTATCCCTAATGCTGCTATTTCCATAGACAATTTAAATGACCTCAAAGAATTAGGTGGTCAGCAGGTTTTTTATGCAGTGAGTAATCGCGGTACCGTTGTCATAAAGGAAGCTGGCGATATGAGTGATCTGGAAAAATCACTGTTTAATACTTCCAACAAAAAAGAAAAGAAAACCATTAGAATTCCAGAAGGCAAACTGAAATTAGATGGAAAGTTACCCTTAGACATGGCAGCTGTAGGGAGTGCTGACAGTGGTATTCTTTGTGGACCTAAAGCTGCAAATCTAGGCCAGCTCAAGCAATTGTTCCCTAAAAATGTGGTGAATGGAATAGTTATTCCGTTTGGTGTCTTCAAGGATCATATGAATCAGCACATGCCACAAACCAGTGGTAGTTACTGGGACTTTTTGATGTCCGCTTTCGCGAAAGCGAAACAATTAAAAGCAAATGGATCTTCAGAACAAGAGGTTATAGATTACCAACTAGGTGAGCTAAAAACGTTAAGGGAAGCTATTGCTGTGATGCCTTTTAAAGATACATTTATTACGGCACTAGAGAATGATTTCAAAACCACATTAGGAGACGATTTAGGTAAAGTGCCTGTTTTCTTGCGTAGTGATACTAACATGGAAGACCTTGAAGAATTTACAGGTGCAGGATTAAACCTCACTGTTTTTAATGCAGTAGAAAGAGATAAGGTGATTAATGGAATACGTGAAGTATGGGCAAGTCCTTACACAGAGCGCAGTTTTAAATGGAGACAAGTTTACCTTGAAAATCCAGAAAACGTGTATCCATCTATTTTGATAATTCCTACAGTAGATGTGGATTATAGCGGTGTGTTAATTACTAAAGACTTTATTAATAATGATGATAATTCTATAACTGTTGCTATGAGTCGTGGAGCTGGTGGAGCAGTCGACGGTCAAAGTGCCGAAACTTATATCATCGATCAAGAAGGTAATGGCCTTTTAGTTTCTCCTGCAAGAGAAAACAAGCAGCGCAAACTTCCTAATACTGGTGGCTCTGTAATGGAGCACGTTGATTTTGATAATAGAATTTTAACTGATGAGAATTTAAAAACCATAAGAACGTTTGCTAAAACAGTTCATGATATCATGCCTGGCTCTAAAGATGGAAGCTACAAAGGAGCGTGGGATATAGAACTAGGATTTAAGGACGGCAAATTGTATTTATTTCAAATACGACCATTTGTAGAAAATAGTCAAGCAGTGAACTCAGAATACTTAAATTCTATCGATGCTGATGTAGATGTGAACACAGCTTTATTACTTCATAAACCAATAAAACTTTGA
- a CDS encoding serine hydrolase: MKNTIKIIAVFTTAMLLTAFYPIDGYKRTGIKRLKRLEKTLDSTITEYYLKKGSFKKTDEINLWLCEDKTATDSIMVVDKDFQNEMTRLFPSRKGYGITVLDITDRENMRYAELNENSGFQPGSVGKLAVATAFFNQLHGLCPRDFKIRTRLMREKVVKSGVWGIGDHHTVPIYDMEKDKLTKRQVIASDEFTLYEWVDHMLSVSNNGAASIVWREALLMKIFGDKYFTLTQKEADEYWETADKKELSEIATAIVNEPLRDLGITHDEWRLGSFFTNGPDRYARATGGSIGTPKGLMKWFIALEQGKVVDQESSLELKRLMYMTDRRIRYAASPQLNEASVYFKSGSYYSGGGAKYAGTKFNYMNSVIMVEHPDGTNYIVCLMSNILGKNSAGDHMYLASAIDKQIRKKYEAPKEN, encoded by the coding sequence TTGAAAAATACAATCAAAATAATAGCTGTTTTCACGACAGCAATGTTGCTTACGGCTTTTTACCCTATTGATGGATATAAAAGAACAGGAATAAAAAGGTTGAAACGGCTAGAGAAGACTTTAGACAGTACCATCACAGAGTACTATTTGAAAAAAGGATCGTTTAAGAAGACCGATGAGATCAACTTATGGCTCTGTGAAGATAAAACTGCAACAGATTCTATTATGGTTGTGGATAAGGACTTTCAGAATGAAATGACGAGATTATTCCCTAGCCGAAAAGGTTATGGTATTACAGTACTCGATATCACAGATAGAGAGAACATGCGCTATGCAGAGTTGAATGAAAATAGCGGTTTCCAGCCTGGAAGTGTGGGAAAACTAGCTGTGGCAACTGCATTTTTTAATCAGTTACATGGTTTATGTCCTAGAGATTTTAAAATTCGCACACGATTGATGCGTGAGAAAGTAGTAAAATCTGGTGTTTGGGGAATAGGAGATCACCACACTGTTCCTATTTATGATATGGAAAAGGATAAATTGACAAAGCGTCAAGTAATCGCGAGTGATGAATTTACTTTATATGAATGGGTGGATCACATGCTTAGTGTAAGCAATAATGGTGCTGCAAGTATAGTATGGAGAGAAGCCTTATTGATGAAAATCTTTGGAGATAAATACTTTACTCTTACTCAAAAAGAGGCTGATGAATACTGGGAAACTGCTGATAAAAAGGAATTATCTGAAATTGCTACTGCTATCGTTAATGAGCCGCTAAGAGATTTAGGGATCACTCATGACGAGTGGAGACTAGGAAGCTTTTTCACAAACGGTCCAGACCGCTACGCAAGAGCTACAGGCGGCAGTATAGGAACTCCTAAAGGTTTAATGAAGTGGTTTATAGCATTAGAACAAGGTAAAGTGGTAGACCAAGAGTCTAGCCTAGAACTAAAACGATTAATGTACATGACCGATCGCAGGATTAGATACGCAGCTAGCCCACAATTAAATGAAGCTTCCGTTTATTTTAAATCAGGAAGTTATTATAGTGGTGGTGGCGCAAAATATGCTGGTACAAAGTTCAATTATATGAATAGTGTCATCATGGTGGAGCATCCTGATGGAACAAATTACATCGTTTGCTTAATGTCTAATATCTTAGGTAAGAATTCAGCAGGAGACCATATGTATCTCGCCAGTGCAATTGATAAACAAATTAGAAAGAAATACGAAGCTCCTAAGGAAAACTAG
- a CDS encoding Npt1/Npt2 family nucleotide transporter, which translates to MMKSLLQQAHKFFDIREGEESISLLMQLYIFLIICALLIVKPTVSALFLSQLGADNLSVAFIIIAVTAVIVSYFYNKSLEKFPLRYIIRATLGLFSLGFVIMGFIVAFDWVTPFFVYLFYTMVGMFALLATSQFWVLANVVFNVREAKRLFGFIGAGGIAGGIAGGYITSIAAATLGNGALMILAGLLIASCIIVFERVWKTRVQTLSRFKRKERATVSTESSVKLIYKSKHLTYLAAVIGLGVLVAKLVDYQFSYIAAANIPDPQDLASFFGFWFSTFNIISLLIQLFITNKILENTDISVSLIALPVGIVLLCLGLLVFPELWIVIIIKGLDGSLKQSLHKSAVELLSLPIPASVKNKTKTFIDVVVDSLATGIAGFLLIFVIKGLDLSAQYITAITIAVVITWIYIVFKVRETYLGTFKESIMMNENLGNSKKSSSRIRENMRIIFQSGSEKDILLMIKRLPEVAHPSIREDVLKLLDHENHQIKAAVIENLSYVTKKPQVKVQDFIYIKDDELIVATMKYLLSQDKISHQFFEQYLNYDDEFISTAALLCLARESEDNPRLAAKYNLNLRVKVFIDEMGNKGGDLRVSEIARVIETLGYIKRSRYHEIIFRYLKHPNPILKNAALLAAGETAREKFLPILYKELEDIAFRESSIKAISGFGNAIIPQLYKKYKDFNINAKQRSQIPIIVSKIHTEKSYRTLFKMSQRGNFTIRTKTSDLLYDWRKTGVEYNITIRTLKSMISSESKLYRELLSCYFSLRIVERSKLPENKNVSLSIKTSRSHLIQQVKSSLELNLKRIFNLLALYYNPEDVFVAYKGLKSETKDSQIHAMEYLDGLLGRNLKSLLLPLLESGLSAPNQESTDYHNHITLQSKEDCIRTLILIEDEPIVLKVIELLKFQEDNYSYQLLIQASDHASDKINEAALEALKFKKGNLKSA; encoded by the coding sequence ATGATGAAGTCATTATTACAACAGGCACATAAATTTTTTGATATTAGGGAAGGCGAAGAGTCGATTTCCCTATTAATGCAGCTGTATATATTTTTAATTATATGCGCGCTACTGATAGTTAAACCTACAGTTAGTGCGCTTTTTTTATCCCAGCTCGGTGCAGATAATCTATCTGTAGCATTTATAATAATTGCTGTAACAGCTGTAATAGTTTCTTATTTCTACAATAAATCTCTTGAAAAATTCCCGCTGCGCTACATTATAAGAGCAACGCTAGGGTTGTTCTCACTGGGATTTGTGATCATGGGATTTATAGTAGCTTTTGATTGGGTAACACCGTTTTTTGTTTACTTATTTTACACCATGGTGGGAATGTTTGCACTACTCGCGACCTCTCAATTTTGGGTTTTAGCAAACGTGGTGTTCAATGTGCGTGAGGCCAAAAGGTTATTTGGGTTTATAGGAGCTGGTGGAATTGCTGGTGGAATCGCTGGTGGTTATATAACATCAATTGCAGCGGCTACTTTAGGTAATGGCGCGTTAATGATATTAGCTGGATTATTGATCGCTTCCTGTATAATTGTTTTTGAACGTGTATGGAAAACTAGAGTACAAACTTTAAGTAGGTTTAAAAGAAAGGAACGTGCAACAGTTTCTACAGAGTCCTCCGTAAAGCTTATTTATAAATCAAAGCACCTTACCTATCTCGCTGCTGTTATAGGTTTAGGAGTACTCGTAGCAAAATTAGTCGACTATCAATTCAGTTATATCGCTGCTGCAAATATTCCCGATCCACAAGATTTAGCCTCGTTTTTTGGATTTTGGTTCAGTACTTTTAATATTATCTCCTTATTGATCCAGCTATTCATTACTAATAAAATACTTGAAAACACAGATATAAGCGTGAGTCTTATCGCTCTTCCCGTAGGAATCGTTTTGCTCTGTTTGGGTTTATTAGTCTTTCCTGAATTATGGATTGTAATAATAATAAAAGGACTAGATGGCAGCTTGAAACAATCATTACATAAAAGTGCGGTAGAACTGCTCTCTTTACCTATTCCAGCAAGTGTTAAAAATAAAACCAAAACCTTTATTGATGTAGTTGTAGATAGTCTCGCTACAGGTATTGCAGGTTTCTTGTTGATTTTTGTAATTAAAGGTTTAGACCTATCAGCTCAGTACATTACAGCTATCACTATAGCGGTAGTCATTACATGGATTTACATCGTTTTTAAAGTAAGAGAAACATACTTAGGTACTTTTAAAGAAAGTATCATGATGAATGAAAATTTAGGGAATTCTAAAAAGTCTTCTTCGCGCATCAGAGAAAATATGCGTATTATTTTTCAATCAGGATCAGAAAAGGATATTTTACTAATGATTAAAAGGCTTCCTGAAGTCGCTCATCCTTCTATAAGAGAAGACGTATTAAAGTTACTTGATCATGAAAATCATCAAATTAAAGCTGCTGTCATTGAAAACCTCTCTTATGTCACTAAGAAGCCACAGGTTAAAGTTCAAGACTTTATTTACATTAAAGATGATGAACTTATAGTTGCGACTATGAAGTATTTATTATCTCAAGATAAAATCTCACATCAGTTTTTTGAGCAGTACCTCAACTATGACGACGAATTTATATCTACAGCAGCACTTTTGTGTCTAGCTAGAGAGTCTGAAGACAATCCAAGACTTGCTGCTAAGTACAATCTGAATTTAAGGGTTAAAGTCTTTATAGATGAAATGGGAAACAAGGGAGGCGACCTGCGAGTATCAGAAATTGCTCGAGTAATTGAAACTTTAGGTTATATAAAAAGATCTCGTTATCACGAAATTATTTTTCGTTATCTAAAACATCCTAATCCTATCCTTAAGAATGCAGCACTTCTAGCTGCTGGAGAAACGGCTAGAGAAAAATTTCTTCCCATTCTATATAAAGAGTTGGAAGATATCGCTTTTCGCGAAAGCAGTATTAAAGCCATCTCTGGTTTTGGTAATGCCATTATACCTCAGCTTTACAAAAAATATAAGGATTTTAATATAAACGCAAAACAGAGATCACAAATTCCTATAATAGTTAGCAAAATTCATACTGAAAAATCCTATAGAACTTTATTTAAAATGAGTCAACGAGGCAACTTTACAATAAGAACAAAAACCTCTGATCTTCTTTATGACTGGCGTAAAACTGGAGTAGAATACAATATAACTATTCGGACTTTAAAATCTATGATTTCTAGTGAGTCAAAACTTTATAGAGAGTTACTGAGTTGCTATTTCTCTCTTCGTATTGTGGAACGATCTAAATTACCTGAGAATAAAAATGTATCGCTATCTATAAAGACTAGTCGTTCTCATTTAATACAACAAGTTAAAAGTTCTCTTGAGCTTAACCTGAAAAGGATTTTCAACTTACTGGCTTTATATTATAATCCAGAAGATGTGTTTGTTGCTTACAAAGGCCTAAAAAGCGAGACAAAAGATTCTCAAATTCACGCTATGGAATACCTAGATGGATTGCTGGGACGTAATCTTAAATCGCTTCTTTTGCCATTACTAGAAAGTGGTCTATCAGCTCCTAATCAAGAGTCTACCGATTACCACAATCATATTACTTTACAAAGCAAAGAAGATTGCATTAGGACCCTAATATTGATAGAGGATGAACCCATAGTATTAAAAGTCATTGAGCTTCTTAAGTTTCAAGAAGATAATTATTCTTATCAATTACTTATACAGGCTTCTGATCATGCTTCTGATAAAATAAATGAAGCGGCACTCGAGGCACTGAAATTTAAAAAAGGTAATTTAAAAAGCGCATAG
- a CDS encoding serine hydrolase: MLKNLMFLFSLLAINVSFGTDKFPLVPTGDPQPEVINFQDAGLQLALQDQIHANKNWTRLIQQKRMSISLVDLSDENNIKYANINGDHMMYAASMPKIAVLYAAIDAIEEGDLRLTKTVQNDMWLMINKSNNAASTRMIDRVGFQRIEDLMCNPENPFYDKDGNGGLWVGKRYAAQGKRNPEPIRGLSHAATTDAVAKFYYQLATGQLISEKRSAQMLKYLVNPGLHHKFVNTLDVIAPEATLYRKSGSWKNWHCDSILVIDEARGKKYILVAMVESPRGEQIIRNLVKPAELAMDQNATLAPDSIDDEVIITTGT, from the coding sequence ATGTTAAAAAACCTAATGTTTCTCTTCAGTTTACTGGCGATTAACGTGTCGTTTGGAACGGATAAATTTCCATTAGTTCCAACTGGTGATCCTCAACCTGAGGTTATAAATTTTCAAGATGCTGGTTTACAACTAGCACTTCAAGATCAAATTCACGCTAATAAGAATTGGACTAGATTGATCCAACAAAAGCGTATGTCCATAAGTTTAGTTGACCTTTCTGACGAGAACAATATAAAATATGCAAATATTAATGGTGATCACATGATGTATGCCGCAAGCATGCCTAAAATCGCTGTACTTTACGCTGCGATTGATGCCATAGAAGAAGGAGATTTACGCCTCACTAAAACTGTGCAGAACGATATGTGGTTAATGATTAATAAATCTAACAACGCAGCTTCTACACGCATGATTGATCGTGTAGGATTTCAACGTATTGAGGACTTAATGTGTAATCCTGAAAATCCATTTTACGACAAAGATGGAAATGGTGGATTATGGGTAGGAAAACGCTATGCCGCGCAAGGTAAACGTAATCCAGAACCTATTAGAGGATTAAGCCATGCGGCTACCACAGACGCTGTTGCAAAATTTTATTATCAGCTGGCAACTGGCCAATTGATAAGTGAAAAGCGCAGTGCTCAAATGCTGAAGTACTTAGTAAATCCTGGTTTACACCATAAATTTGTGAATACGCTTGATGTCATTGCTCCAGAAGCTACACTATATAGAAAAAGTGGCTCATGGAAAAACTGGCATTGTGATTCTATTCTTGTAATAGATGAGGCAAGAGGTAAGAAATACATTCTTGTTGCTATGGTTGAAAGTCCAAGAGGTGAACAAATTATAAGAAATTTAGTAAAGCCAGCAGAGCTTGCCATGGATCAAAATGCTACCTTGGCTCCTGATTCAATAGATGATGAAGTCATTATTACAACAGGCACATAA